Within the Cinclus cinclus chromosome 27, bCinCin1.1, whole genome shotgun sequence genome, the region TGTCCCAGTACCCCAACACCGCCATGGCGCGCGTGACTCCCGGGCACGCCCTGCCCGGGGCGGGGCTCGCCCTTAACGGGGCCGGGACCCGCGGGGCTCCGCCTGTCCCGGGGGGCTGACACCCCCCAGCTCCGTGGGGTCCCCCTTTACAGTGGGGTCTGCGCGTCCCCCCCAGGTCCGCACGGAACCCCCTTATCCTGGGGGACTCCACAACGCCCCCGAACTCCACGGGCTTTCCCGCATCCCGCAGTTCTGTGATCCTCCCATCCCCATGGGAACCTCCTTGTCCTCAGGCTTTTGtgaccaccccaaaccccatggGGGTGCCCCTTAACAGGGGGCTCTGTGACCCTCGCCATCCCCGTGGCTTTGTGACCCCCTAAATTCCATGGGGTCCTCCTTATCCTAGGGGTTCTGTGACACACCCATCCATCCCCACGGGACCACTTTATTCTGGGGGCACTGCAACCCCTTAAGTTCCATGAgttcccccttttcccaggaGCCCTGTGACCCCCCTCTCAAACTCAATGGGAACTCTGTTATCCCAGGGGCCATGGGTCCCTCGGTGACACCCCCTCAAGCTTCATCGGGGTCCCCCCCTTTCAATCCCTTAAGATTCAGGGGGGTGGGTCTCACTATCCTGGGGGGATAGGGACCCCACCTTGGTCCCCCACTCTCCATCGGGGTCCCCGTTATCTTCGGGATGCAGAGGGGAATGGGTTCTCCCACCCTGGGATCCAGGAGGGTCCAACATCCCCCCAAGGGTTACCCCACAAATGAGGGGTTCCCACAACTCCCACCACGGTCCCTCAGCAGCTCAATGCAccccaagcagcagctggacaaGGGGGAGCCCCCCATGATTTATTGGGATTTCTGGGGGTGACCTGGGGGGCACGGGGGGTCAGCCTCTCACTCCTTGGTGTTGCACCACTTCGCTGTGCGCCAGAAAATCGGGGTTTTCATGAAGCGCCCTGAGCGCATATAGGCAGAGACCTTGTCCAGGGCCTGGGGGAACAGGAACACGTGAGGACACCCACGAGGACACCACggggtcagggatggggacactggggtgcctgggatgggcacagggacacctaGGTGTTTGGGACATGGATGGGAACACTAgggggtcagggatggggacagagatGGATTCTGGGGTGTAAGGAATTAAGACAGGGACATTGGAGCGTCAGGAATAGGATGGGGACATTGGGATGTCAGTGATGGGGACATCGGGCTGTtagggacagggactgggacgCTAAGGGGGTCAGGGATGGGGTCACAGAGGtgacaggaacagggatggaGTCAGGAACACAAGGGATTTAAGGATGAAGTTCGGGATGGGacaaggacacagcccctgAGGTCAGGGATGGTGATGGGTACAGCGGGAGGGGTGGGGGATGTAGATGGTACCGAGGTGGCCCCGGGCTGTGCCGTGCCCCTGCTCACCTCGAAGCGCTGCAGGAACTGGGCCAGGTTTCCCTTCAGCTCCGGACACTCAGGCACGAACATGCGCTGCTGGTCCAGCACATCGTACGCCAGGAAGTCCACGAAGGTGAGCTGTGGGAGGGGCGGGGGGGTCAGCCCCCACAGGgactccccaaacccccccagcaccccccacCTACCTTCTGCCCTGCAAACCAGGGCCGGGAGCCCAGGAACCGCgacagctcctgcagcttcttgggcagctgctccaggtaCGCCGGCTTCAGCTTCTCCTGCACGGTGGAGGGGCACAGTTTGGGGGGGCTGTCCCCCCAGAACCCAGGGGCATCACTCCCCGACTGCAGCCAGGCAAGGGATGTGCCCCAACACACACCCCTGTGCTGGCGACGACTCAGCCCCCTTGTCCCATGTGGGGGGACTACCccgggggctgggggggatCTGTCCCCCCATAACCTCCACGGGGGTACTCACAAAGTCAGGGCTGTAGCAGAGTCGGGCGAAGTTCATCCTCAAATCCATGAGCTGGTTTTCCAGCACATCCACGcgctgcttctcctcctccgTCTCACCACCTGCGGGGTGGGGAGGTGTCAACCCCCACCCCACAAAACCCCGGGGGCCCCCCCGGTGCCGGAACCCCCCACTCACACATGTTGTGCTTGCGGGCGATGTAGCGCAGGATCGCGTTGCTCTGCGTCAGCTTGGTGGGGCCATCGATGAGGTACGGGAGCTACGGGAGGGGGTGCCGGGGGGTGGGAGCCAGCCCTGGTGACCCCCACACCCCCCTTCCCACACCCCCCTTCCCACACCCTGCCCATCACCTACGTTGGGAAAGTCGAGCCCCAGTTTCTCCTTCTCGTTGGTCCAGTCGCTCGGGTCATAGtcaggggctggggggacaaAGATTTTGGGGGAGAGGTTCCCACAGCAATGGGGGCGTGCGGACACTGGGGGGGTCCCTCCTCTGCCCCGGGGCAGGCGGTGACCCCTCCCGGGACACCGCGGGCAGACAAGGGAGAACGCTGCCCCTGAGAGGGGTCAAGGTCCTTTAACGGGGGGGGAACGGGGGAGGACAAAGGCGACACCCCGAGCTGGCAGGAGGGACGGGGCTGGGGGGAGCGGGACACGCCGCGAAGTGGGGGCGTCCCCCCCGCTCTGCGGCACAGCAGGAACgagggtgctgggggcagggggtggagggatttgggggtcacACCCCGCTTCCTCCCCCTTACCTGGGCCAGGGCGGTACTGGCGCTCCTGGTAGGGGGTCTCCGTGTACTCCAGCAGCAGGCGGATAGCGTGGGCCAGCTGGGGGGGGGGCACAGCACTCACTTCTGGCACCCCAAAGCCACCCCCGAACCTCTCCCTCACACCCTGGGACCCCCGGCACCCCCACATCGCTCTgggacccccagcacccccGCACCCGTGCCCACCCCCGTCCCCAGCGCGCCACTGCCACCCCTCGACCCCACTCACCCCACGGATGTCCCAGTACCCCAGAGTGACCACCATGGTGACAGCCGGCTGAGGCTCCGCGAGAGCACGGACCGGGACGCGCTGAGACGGGACCCTgccccgtcccctccccctggCGTCACCGGGGGCAGGCAGGGGACGGGCCGGGGACAGGCGGGGTGCCAGGGCGTCCTGCCAGCGCTGGCGCTGCCACCACCGCTCGGGATCCGCCCCCTGACCCTCCCCCATCACCGCGGGGACCCCCAAACCCAAGCCATGAGGGGACACACATTCCC harbors:
- the LOC134054184 gene encoding glutathione S-transferase 2 isoform X1 → MGEGQGADPERWWQRQRWQDALAPRLSPARPLPAPGDARGRGRGRVPSQRVPVRALAEPQPAVTMVVTLGYWDIRGLAHAIRLLLEYTETPYQERQYRPGPAPDYDPSDWTNEKEKLGLDFPNLPYLIDGPTKLTQSNAILRYIARKHNMCGETEEEKQRVDVLENQLMDLRMNFARLCYSPDFEKLKPAYLEQLPKKLQELSRFLGSRPWFAGQKLTFVDFLAYDVLDQQRMFVPECPELKGNLAQFLQRFEALDKVSAYMRSGRFMKTPIFWRTAKWCNTKE